Part of the Octopus bimaculoides isolate UCB-OBI-ISO-001 chromosome 21, ASM119413v2, whole genome shotgun sequence genome, acacacatccacagttgagaatataaatacaaacatatgtatgcatgcgtattatgtatgtgtgtatgtatgtacgtatgtatgcatgtgtgtgtatgtatgtgtgtgtatgtatgtatgtatgaacttaattcaaatatttaaatgaaaaacatataaaaGCATTCTATAAAAATCAGTTGCCATACTTAATATTGTAGAAGAAACGTACTTTCAGGCAACACCGTATTCCCATTCCTTATAAGGGACATAACTTCACCTGACACCGTAACTCATAAATAACGTCGGACATGACACATGTTGTCCGCTCGGTTCGTGTCTCTCTTCTTCTTAAAAGGGACTTTGTCCCTCGACTCCGCCTCTACACACCGTTAACTGGGGTCCGGTGCCAAAGGACAGCGTCCACATCCTCATTTCGTCCAGTCTTGCCACTGACCACTCTTCACTTAACGACGACCACACAATCCTCGCACAACCCTGTTGCCGGTGGCGCTCTACCCACCTGCAAATTAAACCCACTTCGTACGTTTTACAATGGCCCAAATCAACCCTTCGGGTGTTGGTTTGGGCCTATGGCTCCGGGTGTCCTGCTCCGGGACTTGAACAGTCTGATTGTTATTCAACGACGACATAAGAGGAACTTTAAGAAAGGTCGAAGGAAGGAAACGGTAAGGTCACATTTGACATTGTTTATGTCTGACACAAACTCGtacgtttatatttgtgtgtatataaactcaTCCACACGTAATCCCACATATCCTACACAACTGTATATTTGTATCAAACAGGGAGTtggacacaaatatatagatatgtgtaaggTGGGGAacgggatgtgtgtgtgtgtgtgtgttgtcaagtCGCCACCGACACGAAATTTACAATAAATCTATTCTCAGTTTCAAGATTCTTCAGAAGAACGGTCAGGTACAAAGACTAAAAACCTATTTTTATCCTCTCTATCCCATCCTCCGTTGTATTTGCGTTTGCACATCATAGATTCATCTGTTTCTACGATGTGCCAAGCGCGGCTTGGTAgtcgtaggatcgactagtcacgactcgcTGGCGCAGATGCGCGAGTGCGCGCACCAGGTCCCCTCTTCTTGAATAGGACCAGATTCTTATAAGTAAATATTCCGTTGTTATTcttaaatttgctttaaaataataaccttaATATAATCCGCgcgcacatgtgtgagtgtgcatctaAACAGCGGCCTCTGCCAGTCTATACAGAAAACGTCATCTTATTTATCCTATGACTTGCCTCGAGTCTTGAAATTTGGGGCCCACAACTGGGATATTACAtacattcacttttatatatcTTGACCGACAGGTGTGCGCGCGTCTCACCCTCTTCGTACACACAGGGTGGCTCAGAAGTAACCGAGCCCTAATTATTGTTAAAGGTTACAAATAAATGGAACAGAAATGTTTTTTCACAAGGTTACAGCAGATGCTGAAAATATAAACCAAGATTTGCAAATACAGTTACGACATCGTTCAATGGTTGAATCTGTTGCTTTTTTGCACAACTCCGGCGTAATACCTTGCCATGTATTTATGATGTTTTCTTTCAGACCATTGAGTATTTTTGGTTTAGCGGCAAACACCTGGTTTTTGAGTACTCCCCAGAGAAAGAAGTCCGGAGGCCTTGCAGGCCATTCCACTGGTCCGCGGTGGCCAATCCATCTGCTCGGAAATGTTCATCAAGCAACATTCAATAAATTCAATAGGATTCGGTTACTtctgggccaccctgtatataNNNNNNNNNNNNNNNNNNNNNNNNNNNNNNNNNNNNNNNNNNNNNNNNNNNNNNNNNNNNNNNNNNNNNNNNNNNNNNNNNNNNNNNNNNNNNNNNNNNNNNNNNNNNNNNNNNNNNNNNNNNNNNNNNNNNNNNNNNNNNNNNNNNNNNNNNNNNNNNNNNNNNNNNNNNNNNNNNNNNNNNNNNNNNNNNNNNNNNNNNNNNNNNNNNNatatatatatatatatatatatatatatatatatagcataattttgtattcccttgtcatttatataaCCTCTTCTTATACTCTGTGCTTGACTAACACAATTTTCTCTGAAGCATGTTGAATTCTAACACCATGTTATTAGCGCCACTATAcctaagtaaatacacacacactcccacacacgtTTAGTGTTGCAGTCAGATGAAAGAGTAGTCGACAACTTAGTAGAGATTAATGATGTTTCATTTTGGTCAAGTCAGTCTGTTATTCCTCTGGGATTTTCCTGTGAGTCACAAAATCTTCAGGCAAGTTACAGTTGAGTGATAACTTACCTGGAAGACCCTGTTCATCTACAGGTGAAAGTCAGAGAAGCAAGAGATTGAATCggccaaaataaaataaaaattgtgtgtgtatgaaaagtttcctgttattttgtgcatgtgtttgtacatatacatctgtgtgtgtgtagtaataatcTTTCTGCTTTTGAATCTTAACACTTATGAATCCATTTTCAGCAAGACCATtctgatgatgaagaggaagaggaagaagagtaCGAAGAGGAAGATTATTCTTTACCCTTGAATTACAAACAGTTACAGGTTCATGCCAAGTCTGCCAGAACTGACCACATGCTCAGCTCTGGACTAAACATATCTCGAAAGTAAGACCAATTTTTCACAATTCTTTCGTTATCCTCTCATTGAAATCTGTGTGGTTTGGTCAAGGAGAGGGTCTTGACCCTTTACAAGGTCTCTGAGAGTGGTGGGGTGGGTGAGAAGCTATCCACAGATCAGGGACCTGATCTGAATGCTTACAACTGAATGGACCCTGGTTAAAGGCCCAACCCAACCCAAGGTGGACCAGGTGGTGGGGGTTAAACTGGTCAATTAAGTCCACCATCCAAAGTCATTCACCAAGTTTTCTTCACCAACCCAAGGAGGGGGGAAAAGACCTTTTCCCAAGACAGCTGACAAGCAGTGGgtttgaaccccaaaccacatagATACAAAGCGAACTTCTTCGCTGCACAGCCATACTTGTACTAGTATGGtaggtgttggtttgttgttgtttaaccccaagtcggACCTGATCCTGCAAGCCTATGAGCAAAAGTATCCCAGCTGTTATCATCCTGTCTCTTATTCCTgcatagtgtacctaggactacattatctaatgtttcctTCCTTTTAACATAGTAGGAAATAATTTGGGTGAGGTTGGAGTGGTGACAGTCCTGTTTTGGTGGTAGCACCCTGGTGGGGAAGGTGATGGTATTGTAATAGTGGGATGGTGGTACTTAGTGGTTATAGTTCTGTAGGGGTTCTGAactgatggtagttgtggtggtcaCGCTGTAATGGttgtgttgtggtggtagtatttTTTGTCATGATAAACTGTGTCCCATAATTCTAGTGTCCACTGTCTACAGTCTTAAATTCTGTCCATTTCAGCCAAATTGACCAATATTTCTACAGTGGTAAATTAAGACTGAACAATGAAAAACTGCTGAAGAAGGGTAAAGTTGTAAGTATAGATATTTATCTATTGTCCACCTGGGTACTATACACTCTGTTTGAGTACTGTACTGTTCCTCTTGGTACCATTCTATCTGAATACTGTTTTACATGCATAATGACTGCCTATGTAGGTGCTGTATTGACTATCAGGGTACTATAGTATATTGTTGGGTACATTGTTGGCTATATACCTGAGTACTGTACCGTCTATCAGGGTACTTTACGTTTTAACTAGGTCCTCCACTGCCCTCTTCCATACCTGGGTACTGTACAGTCTACCAGAAGTGAGAGAAGAGACTGCTGGGTAGAAATAAAATTGATGGTTTGAGAGAAATGGAGTAGAGTTGGGTTGTGGTGTTAATTTTGTTACTGGTTTTCAGTCTtgggactgcgaccatgctggggcactgccttttaATGGTTTTTGTTGATTCCATCTGTATTACAAgttaatctggtacttattaaatGGCTAAGTCAACCTTAGTGTAAAGGTAGGTAACCCAACACTACCacaaggtttcttttttttttttttgtttgactcTCTAATTTACTCCgatacacaaacatcatcatcattcatctgctttccatgctggcatgggttggacggtttgacaggtgcTGACTGGGCAGATGACAGCACCAGGTTTCACTGTCCATTTTGACGTGGTTTTTCCAGCTGGATGCctgtcctaacaccaaccatcttaCACGGtctttaatattcacttttccatactttcaTGGGTCACATGAGTGTTGTTGATGCAGGTTATTCTGTAACTGAGCACTCTTCCTATCATTATTCCTCCCCCCCCTCATCTTATTATTGTCCTTCTTCCTCACTCCTTCCACACTGTCACCTGATCATTTTTCTCCCACATCATATTctt contains:
- the LOC106867641 gene encoding mitochondrial transcription rescue factor 1; this encodes MTHVVRSVRVSLLLKRDFVPRLRLYTPLTGVRCQRTASTSSFRPVLPLTTLHLTTTTQSSHNPVAGGALPTCKLNPLRTFYNGPNQPFGCWFGPMAPGVLLRDLNSLIVIQRRHKRNFKKGRRKETQDHSDDEEEEEEEYEEEDYSLPLNYKQLQVHAKSARTDHMLSSGLNISRNQIDQYFYSGKLRLNNEKLLKKGKVMKEGDFADLITADISSDSVGDAADIKVKRVKVLKISEPKTQNDNHTVLLRVWRTAFPPGVPEGS